The genomic region CATCCTGCAGGACTTTTTGTCCTCTTCTTTACCGAAATGTGGGAACGCTTTTCGTTCTACGGAATGCGGGTACTTTTGGTGAATTTCCTAACGATGGCTATCGTAGGAGTCGATAATCCCGGTTGGGGATGGACAGCAGAGAATGCCGGAGCTCTCTTCGGAACTTATGCAGGACTGCTTTATTTAACTCCAATTCTGGGCGGACTCATCGCAGATAAATTTACTGGCTACCGTTGGGCAGTGATCATTGGTGCAGCAATAATGACCCTTGGTCATGCATCCATGGCGCTGGAAACTGAAACATCCCTTTACCTGGGACTTGGTTTACTGGTGATTGGAACTGGTTTCTTTAAACCGAATATCACCTCCATCATTTCTGAAATGTATGAGGGCAAACCTGACAAAAAAGATGGTGCATACACTATCTTTTATATGGGCGTAAATGCCGGAGCATTTTTTGGAATGATGCTTTGCGGATATCTTGCTGAAAAAATAGGATGGAGCTGGGGATTTGGCCTTGCCGGAATCTTTATGCTTCTAGGAACTTTACAATTCTGGCTTGCTAAACCTCTATTTGGAAAAATAGGTGGAGTGCCAGACAAGGAGTTAGAGGCAAAACACCTGCGAGAAGAAGAAAGCAAAGGAGTTAGTCATAAACCTAATCCATTTACATTACTCGATAAAATTCTTGTATTCGCATCTGCCACCATAGGATTGCTATATCTTATTAACGATCCAGTTTCGAGAATCGGTGATCTAAACTTACTGCCGGTCGTGATGCCTTTTGATCTTGGAGGTGAACCATTTTCAGGGCCAATTGGAATGGCAATGATCGGTCTCGTATTATTCCTGGTGCTGGTTATTTCAAGAATTTCTCGTTATGCGCCGATTGTTAGGGACAGATTGATCGCAGTGATCATCTTTGCCGTGTTTACCGTGTTTTTCTTCCTGGCATTTGAACAGGGAGCCTCATCACTTATCATCTTTGCAAGAGATAATGTAGACAGGGTACTTACCGGAAACTCAGCAATGATCTTTAATGTTATTAATGCACTGCTCACTGTAGTTCCGCTGGCAATCATTACCTGGGTACTTTATCTTTTATGGAAACAGACTTTTTCAAAAATACCCGGTTCTAATATCATCCTGGGAATATGCTTTGCGGGGATCTGGGCTCTGGTGATCTGGATGTTAGTGCGTGAATTTTCAGCTACAACGACCGAGATCACCGTATCATGGTTTAGTATTTTGAACTCCTTCTTTAT from Christiangramia sp. OXR-203 harbors:
- a CDS encoding peptide MFS transporter produces the protein MAASGEVNVENDFFKSKVLGHPAGLFVLFFTEMWERFSFYGMRVLLVNFLTMAIVGVDNPGWGWTAENAGALFGTYAGLLYLTPILGGLIADKFTGYRWAVIIGAAIMTLGHASMALETETSLYLGLGLLVIGTGFFKPNITSIISEMYEGKPDKKDGAYTIFYMGVNAGAFFGMMLCGYLAEKIGWSWGFGLAGIFMLLGTLQFWLAKPLFGKIGGVPDKELEAKHLREEESKGVSHKPNPFTLLDKILVFASATIGLLYLINDPVSRIGDLNLLPVVMPFDLGGEPFSGPIGMAMIGLVLFLVLVISRISRYAPIVRDRLIAVIIFAVFTVFFFLAFEQGASSLIIFARDNVDRVLTGNSAMIFNVINALLTVVPLAIITWVLYLLWKQTFSKIPGSNIILGICFAGIWALVIWMLVREFSATTTEITVSWFSILNSFFIIVFASFFSKWWESKYNPSAAYKYCFGLVLLGLGFGLLALGSSGLAEGAKVSMIWLILAYLLHTLGELCLSPLGLSYVSKLVPARMIAFMFGMWYLAIAIGNKLAGSLGGMIDSVTEQYDLSTFFLIFTIVPIAGGLLVALLNPLLKNLMHGIK